AGTCGCACCACCGCCACTTCAGACAGTGGTGATCCAGAACCTATAATTGCGGGCCAACTATCGTCATCTCCCTCTCAACCTTCGACTGGATCAAGCTCCGGTTTCTTTGCTCAATCTAACTTATCGCACCACACTCCACATGTCCCGTCTATGAGCAGTACGGCGTCAGGTTACCTAGGACCCGTTCAACCAAAAGGTACCACATTAGGCCCTCCAGCCAATCCTGCTTCAGCCTTGTCACCGATTGCTAACCGCGTACGGGAACGAGACGCTGACGCCATGGAGAAATATCTCAATCGCAATCGAAGTGGCAGCCAAGGAACTGCTTCCACGGACAATAAATCCCAGAACGGATCACACTTTGCGTCAGCTGGGCCCTCAGCCAACGGCGATGATATCACGGCTCTGATGAGTGGATCAATAACACCAAGAAAGTTGCGCCCCTCTGCATCAGCTGCGCAGCTAAGGACGACTCAAGTTTCCAGTTCTTCTAGTTCGGGAACGACCATTCCTCAACATGATAGTCGGAATCGTTCCGGCACTGGACCTAGTAATAATCGAGCAGGATCATCGCCATTTCCGCCCTTAGCTCGATCCTCCTCTATGTCCAAATCCCTCCGTCCCATGGCTAGCGCCGACAGAATACCCTTTGACACCCGAGACTCGGAATCGTATGCTGGACCATCGAGCCAGTACGCCTCGTTTCCCGAGCCACCTGCCGTAACAGAAGATCAGAGCACGCCGACGAATGGGCGTCGTAAAGCCTTTCATATCCTTGGCAAGCCATTGCAATCATTCGACACTTCGACGAACTCCAATGGACATCGGCGAGGGATGTCATCGACCTCCGTTCGAGGATCGTGATTGTACTTCACCTCACATGTACTACTACTGCTATCTCACAGCATCCCGTGTATGATTAATTGTGAACAGTTTCTGTCGCCTTCTTGTACATACATATCGACAACAGTATACGTTAGGTCTTGGACGATTGTTCGGTCTAACCACCCTCGTATTTATTTCGTGTATTTTTACTTTTCTTGTTGAACCGAAATGTAGTTGCTGTCTAGTTTTGGCTCCTAATTCGAGTTGTGTGTAAATGCTGATCTGATGTGCTTTCTCTCCGAGTAAGGAACCCATTTGGAACGCTCGAGGCTGGAGAGTAATCGGAGCCATGAGTCAGTTGGCGTAATGCCGGGGCGTGCCGAGGGGTGTTGAAGGTGTTCATGTCGGTTGGAACCTAGTCGGGTCAAGTTATACATAAGTGTCCATCTTGCATTGCGGATGCCCGTTGCCTCCCCCATAGAAGACGGTTACCTCCTGTAAACCATAATGATACCCCCCGTCGCTGAAAGTGAGGACCCTACAACTCAGATTCCGTGGCCTGCTGCCCGAGGGCGCGATTTGGACCCCGCAGATGACGTCGACAGCCATCAAAACCGCGAGGCACCTACCGCTACTATAACCAGTGGCGACCAGAGGACAGCGAGGGCCGCGTCTCCTAAACGGCGCTTCTCAACATGGGATCTTATAACGTTAAGCATCTCTATGGGAGGTGCTCAAATTGCATGGACAGTCGAACTGGGGTGGGTATCCGGGCTAAGGCTGGAGTCCATACTGAACTGGGCTGATATATGACATGTATCTGCCCCTAGATATGGGACACCGTTTTTGCTTGATCTTGGGCTGAAGGAACACTTGACGTCTCTTGTATGGCTGGCAGGTCCAATTAGTGGGCTTGTAGCTCAGCCACTCATAGGTATGCTCTCTTTTATATCAACGTGGTAGCGTACTGACTGAGTGATTAACGCCGTTTATCTTAGGGGCCTTATCTGACGCTTCTTCGTCCAAGTATCGCCGCCGTTTCTGGATTGGTCTATCGACTGTTGCTCTCGTTATATCTACACTTACCCTCGCATACTGCCAGGAAATAGCGGCATTTTGCGTTGATGTCCTAGGCGTAGGCGCAGGAGATTGGGCAGAACGGCGACAGAACGTCGTGAGTATATCAATCAGCATGATGCTACTATTCTACCAGAAGTTGGTTCTCATTTGTGTTTGTTTCCGACTCGTTAGCTGAAATGGACTGCCATCGGATTCGCCATTGTCTCTTTCTATGTTCTCGACTTCGCTTTGAACGGACTGCAGGCATCTCTTCGAAATCTACTGCTTGACGTGACACCTCCTGGGCAGCTCAGTTCTGCCAACGCCTGGCACGGACGCATGACCAATGCTGGAAATATCGTAGGTTTCGGATTTGGTTAGTCCTGCCCTTTTACCACGACCTATGATATAAATATTCAATGGGTCAATATAGGATTTCTTCCATTAGCAGACCTCCCGATTATTCGCCTCATAGGTGGAAGCCAATTTAGGAAGTTTTGCATTATTTGCATCGTTATTCTTGTCTCCACAGTATGGATAACCTGCGCTAATCATCATGAGGAAGAACGTCCAAAGTCTCACAGGCGCCAAGGGTTTGTATATATTGTTGTTATGAATATAATTATTTTTGAAGGTGTTTGCAGGAATACTATGCGGGAAGTGTTCAGTAACATTGCTACGTCGGTCAAAAACCTACCCAAACCTATTCGACGTGTCTGTTTTGTTCAACTCTGTGCATTCATGGGCTGGTGGGTTTTGCCATTCACTAAATGTAATATCGTTGACCTCATACGTTGACCTCATACGCCTACCCTAGGTTCCCCTTTCTCTTTTACTCGTAGGTTATTTTctacttatttttggttacTATATTGAAATCATATTTGTTAGGACGACATACATGGGTCAAATCATGGCTTATGAACAAAATAAAGAGCCAGATGCTGAACTTGCCACTAGGACAGGTGAACTTGCCATGTTGATCTACAGCGTCGGTATGTGCTGTTCTTGATCTTACGTTTCCATGATGCTAAGTGATATTGGTAGTTGGTGTTTGTGCCGGAACAATTCTGCCTCATCTTGCAACTCGCGACCGACGGTTAATGGGCGCTAAAACTGATGTTGACGAAGATGCCGAGATATCACGATTAAGGGCCATGGTGCGCCAGTGGAGAGTAGATGCTGCTCGCCGAGGACAGGAACTCCATCTTCCTGTCATGCCTTTCCTTTTGCGAAATATCTGGACTGGAGCGCTCCTGTTTTTCAGTTTGCTCACCTTGTCAACGTTCTTCATCTCCACAGTGGTtcaggtatgtttttctccttctcagaATGCCACTTAGTAATATTCAATACATCTAGGCCACAATATTTATAAGTCTTGTTGGCATATGCTGGGCAGTTGCTATGTGGGTTCCTTTCGCAATTATCATGGAGGTAAGAAACGTCATGGGATACTGTACTATTCCGCCATCAATGATTGATTACATTAGCTTCTCAAAGAGCCTCCTCCCCCAAATCGACGGGTGGTCCCAGACGGTCGACGACCAGTGCATGCGCGCAATATTTCAAACCCAGTCCGCCCCAGCTTTACTAGTGAACGACAGCCTTTGATTCGCCGCCGCTCCTTCGACGAGTACGAGAATGCTGTCGACGAAGAAATACTACCCGGTGCACCGTTGCCTGGCGGAACTATTCTTGGCATACACAATCTTTCAATTGTTCTTCCTCAGTTGCTGGTAAGTCCTTTTGACGGTCCACTCAACTGACTTCTGGTCTGAGAAGCGTTTAGGTGGCTCTAGTAACAAGCATCATTTTCCGTGTAGTGGATGGACCTGAAACACAGAACGCTGCCAATCAATCAGATTCATACTATGGCAAAAACGGAGTTGCTTGGGCTCTTCGCTTTGGTGGCCTCTGCACGATCTTAGGCGCTATTCTTGCCCGTCGGGTTCCTCCTACACCTACTGAAAAGGCCATGCGCCGACGGCTAGGCGAAATGAAACttttgggagaggaggttAACCCGTGAAAGAGATCATTGTTGTGGGATAGGATTCCTTGTACCTTGCTTTGCATATGCTAGAATCTATCAGTAATAATcgtgttttgtttgtttttaGGTGTACCATAGTTTCACGGTGGCTAATTAACTGCGGACAATGTgcaattttttttggcttttgcATTGATATGGGTTAAGGTCTCTGCCTACTATAAAGTAGGTAGAACATGATTGCTCGAGGCAGTTATAATTACAAAAGCAAGGTCCCAATTATCGATATCTTGGCTAGATATAATGCGGGATGGTATGTGTGTGACAGGAGGGCACTCTTCACCGAAAATATTCTTTTGTACATTGCTCACTGAAGAAATACAGAATATGTGTCATTAGAATATCTATTAAATTGCAGTTAAAACTTATTTACCTGGAACATCGAGGTCTGACCGATAAAAACACCTTATAGAGAGAGCTTGCTCCAAAGTCTGGGTGAGACTGGAGACCATTTCACGCAATTCAGTTGCATAACTTTGTTCAAATTCGCCCTTGATGAAAATAACGGCGCAGGCTGAATGGTCTTCTTTGAAGGTCAATGTTTGCCAGAGAATAGAGCGACCGCTGTCGTAGTTTAATATCCCTGCACAATAGAAGATAAGCCGGTTGTTGCGACCGCATACATCATACGCACGACAGTCATATAATGGAATGCAACTTTGGAGCATTAGTTCTCCGTCATAATTATCCACTACGTGACACCTTCCGGTGTGTAGGATCACTTGCTTTTCTACTAGCGCATGCTTAGGCAGATCCTTGACGACTACGAATAGCGTTGGATATTGGCGTGActattttcaaaaaaaaaaaaacataaaaaagcCCCGTCATTCAATAAGATAAGGAAATTACTTTATGTGCAAGGTGGCCTTGTTTAACATGGATAAGGTGATTTGGCTCTgttatccagtagatagCGGAGAGCGTAAACCCCTCCCAACCGCCGCCAGAATTTTCTTTCAAAGCAGTTGCTATACGCTCGACATGCTGGGACGCCAATGCCATTTCCGTTGACAAGGAGCGAGGTATTGGTAATGCCAATTCGCTTGGAATAAGGCCAATCTGTCCTGATATGAATACACGCTCGCCTGTTGTGATAGCTTGGGAATATGGGCCTATGTTTGCTGGTGCCCAGTAACTCAAGCCTTGAACATGGAGCGCTTGTCGATCACGTGGGGATATTTCAGCGTATGCAATGCATTCTAGCCTCACGCGAACAGTTTTTGGAAGATCAACACATACACATGCGCGAGCAGGCGGACTGACGCCAAAGAATGTGGAATATACAGCATTTACCGGAAGGAATAAATCCATAGACGAAATCATAACATTGATCATTGTACACTGCGATAAATCTGCTCCATATGAAGACAGATGCTCTGCAACTTGTCAGGTAAATATGACATCATAGTGCGTTTATGCAACTCACCAGCAAGGGTGGTAAAACACTGGGtaacttcttcttcaattgtCAAGATGCCATCGTCCGGAATATCAGCCtgtacgtttgaaacaaCAATCCATGGTCCTTTACGCCAACCAAGGGAGGTGGGAAAGTTGACATGGTGAGTAAAAGAACCACCCCATGAGGTGCGTTTATTGGATTCGATTTTGTTCAGGGAATCGTTCACAGCTTGTTTGATCGATTCGTATTGATCCTCTAACAGAGTTGGGATAATGGCGACCTGGTTAATTCCATCAGACTTGGATTCTAGTTCGGCACCCTTGACTCGAAGAAATGCAACTGTGGCAAAGTCGTTGTCTGAATGGATCACAGTTTCTGTGTCCGTGCTGAGGAAATTGAAATGAAGTGAGTCGAAGTAAACACAAATTGGAACTAGAAAATTGAATTACAGATTAATGCGATACTTGAATAGGGGACAGTCCAAAGTCAAAGTTTCGTATTCCCCGCCTTCGCCGCAAATATGAGAGCCGTACAGTGTATTCTGAGACAATATTGACTTGATATTTTTTGCAACCACTGTAGGTACCCACCAGTTTGGAAAGTGTGGTTCGCATTTGAGAAAGGGTTTTTCCAAGATGATTTTTTGTCAACCCAATCCCTGCTACTTTGATTAAAATCGCTTCCACGCCAGCGTCGATCATCTCAGAAAGTAAATGTGCTTGATCTCGTTGCCACAAGTAACATAACGTGGTCAAACCCAGGCGACGACAACTATTTTAAAGTGAGTATGTTGCGAGAAAAACTGAGAGACGACATACACATGTTCGACACGGACTCTCTGATAATTTGAAAGAATAGCGCCAACAGAAACACCTTTGATGTCTGGGTGATGTGCCTATATGATTTACAATGTCAAAGCTACAGTATTCATTGGTTAAATAAGGAGCAATGACCTTGACAGTAGATAAGAGTTCGAACAAATCCTCAGTCTCGTCACCAACTACGCCGCTTGCGTTATTCGGTTTCCTTTCACCATACTCTGATCCTTGCTCGATAGCGTGTCCAGTAATTATTCTGCGATACAATGGTACATCTAGTGCACGAGCAACAAATTCAATTGCGTCTTGACCGACAGTTTGGTAAAGATATGAATCGAGTTCCTCTAACAGGCCATAAATATTATAAGAAGATTTGATGTGGGTTTTGTCGGACCTTTGCCAGGTTCTGGCCCCAATGAAGCGGCAGCTATAAGATCGTGGCCGTTCTGTGAGCAATGGACGAGGTTATAGCAGCTATCCTTGCCACCACTAAGCAAGGCGACGTATTTCATGGTGGAAGTTGAAAACGAGATTGATCATAGAAGAAAAATGATCGCAATGCTCTGATTGGGTAAACAGGGTGTTCAGGGTCTGCATTCCATTTGTAGTTTTGTAGACCTGACTCGATCTCTCACAAATCTACTTCCTCTTATCTACAAAATGCCGACAGTCAGCGTAGACAAAGCAGATCTTTGGGCGCGCCTGGGAAGAGAGTACAGTAAGCTATGTTAGTAGATGGTCATCGTTTTATTTTCTGATCATAAGTGACATATAGCGACTGAAGAGTTCGATAAGTTGTGCTTCGATTATGGACTAGAGCTTGACGAAGATGTGTGTATATCTCAGCTTTGTTCGCGATTATAAACCAATTCTGTTAAAGACTACTGcagaggtggaggaggcgaTTAAAAAAGGCTTGCCTGCTGAGCGACCAGTAAGCCACACCTTGTATACTTTACCAGCATCCTGCTCGACTCATCGCACAAAAGCAATTGAAAATCGAGATCCCTGCCAATAGGTACTTCTTGTACTCAATATGCGAATCTTTTCTGACAGTTAGATTGCTCGTACAGATACGATCTTCTTTGTATAGAAGGCATCGCTCGTGCTCTGCGTGTTTTTCTACAACTATCGGAAGCACCGAAATACAAACTTGCATACCCTCCATCTGGCGAGGCAGGCCTCTTGACGGTTACTATAGATAAAGAGGTGAGCTTTATTGTCATTCAAATACACCGATTTCTGATAAATTAATGTAGACAGAAAAAATCAGACCTCTCTTCGCCTGTGCCGTCCTACGAAACATCAAATTTACTCCAAGCTCCTACGCATCCTTCATAGATCTACAGGACAAACTGCATCAAAATATCTGCAGACGGCGCCAACTTGTTGCCATTGGAACTCACGATTTGGATACTCTGACACCTCCTTTCCGTTACGAAGCGAGGCCTCCCAAAGACATTAAATTTGCCCCTCTGGGAAAAGACAAGAAGTATACCGCGGAAGAGCTGATGACTCTGTATGATGTACGCCACTTAGCCTGACCACTCGCTGATTCATTCCAAAATAACCAGTTAATTTTAGTCGGAAAAGCATTTGGCTAAATACCTACACATTATCCGTGACTCTCCTGTCTATCCCATTATCTACGATACCAAAGATCAGGTCCTTTCCATGCCTCCTATCATTAATTCTGATCACAGCAAAATCACCTTGGACACCCGGAATGTCTTCATCGACGTCACCGCAACTGACCAGACTAAACTGGATATTGTAGTCAACATCGTCGCGACAATGTTTGCAGAGTATTGTGCGGAACCCTTCACGTCAGTGTATTGAAGTTTCATTAGATTATTTCGGACCGCTAACAACAACCTACAGGATCGAACCTGTCAAGGTAGTGTTGCCAAACGGACAAACTCGCATCTGTCCAGATCTCTCGGGACGCGAAATGACCGCGCGCGCCTCATATGTTAATTCATGCACAGGTCTCTCGCTTTCATCTCAAGAGGTTTCAACACTTCTCACTCGCATGGCCTTGACCACCTCCGTCTCTCCATCCAATCCTGACGAAATTCAGGTGCACATTCCTCCAACACGGCCTGACGTTCTGCACGAGTGTGATATCATGGAGGATGCAGCTATTGCATACGGGTTCAATAACCTTCCCGATAAATTCCCTGCGACCAGTACAGTCGCACAGCCGTTGGCTATCAGCAAACTGAGCGACGTTATCCGTACTGAATGGGCAATGGCTGGTTGGATTGAAGTTCTCCCTCTCATTTTGGTAAGAGTAACCATTGCTTGTCATGACTCCCAAGTTGAATTTTAACCTTTATCGCAGTGCTCACACGAGGAGAACTTTGAGTGGCTGAACCATGAAGACGACGGGAATACGGCCGTGAAGATCGCCAATCCCAAAAGTCTCGAATTCCAAGTCGTCCGGACGACGCTTGTTCCAGGTCTGCTTAAGACGATTCGCGAGAATCGTTCGCATGCTCTGCCGATCAAGATCTTCGAGACATCTGAAGTCGTCTTCAAAGACACCACGCGGGAACGCCAGGCGCGCAATGAGCGCCATGCCGCCGCTGTTCTCTGTAATAAGTCTGCTGGATTCGAGATTGTGCACGGGATGTTGGATCGTGCAATGAAGATGCTTGAAATTCCTAGGATATCGAGCACCGATTACAAGGCGGAGACTGGTTATTATATCAAAGAAACCAGCGGTACGTAACTCATCGTAGAGCCCGGTTACTCATTCTAAACATTGTTTTGTTAGATCCTATGTATTTCCCAGGACGTGCTGCTAACGTTTTCTACCGACCAGCTCCTGCAAAGAATGGCAAGATTGCGTCCGTCAAAAAGGGTATCGAAGATGCTTTGCACATCAGCCACGACCTGAacattggaagccttggcaTACTCCACCCTACCGTATTGGAAAAATTCGAAATTGGATTCCCTTGCTCAGCATTGGAATTCACTCTTGAACCTTTCAAGAAGAAGATGTCAAAAGTGTGGACCAATGAGGATTGAAAAGATAGGGTTACGAAGCAAGATAAACATGTATTAGATGAACACATGTTGGGTACAAATACATTGCTACCGCGGTACACGTCGTTGCCCCGATATTATTTTAAGTTATTGCCACGTATTACATATGAATCACTGaccaccccctcctcctcctcctcgcttTGGCTGCTCAGGTTCTTCAGGACCAGATCCGACCGCTATTGAAATTGTCAATGTGTGCTTTagaggaaaagggaaagaatCACAGACCGAGAACGAGGACTACGGCAACAATATACATCCAGTATTTCTGGATGAACGATTTCTCCGGGACGGGTTTTACGACTTGCCCTTCGGGTGTGAGAGGCGGTGGTGCTCTAAGCTCAGGTCTAACTAACAGTCAGAGCAATATATCATGTAGACAAGAAAGACCGTACAGAGGAGGTGTTGTTGGCTGTCTCAGTAGAACGGTCGAGTTCAATCGTTGAACTTTGTTAGAAAAAGCCTTGAGGGATGACGCAGGCGAACTCGTCTTTGACTTGGTTTGCGGACATGAGCCATCGTGAGGTATAGGTGACACAAAGTAATCAATGGCAAAGGGTGAATTGTCTTGTCCGcttggaagatgaagtaGAATTGTGTCTGCTGTAGCTTTACTCAGATAGCACTATGGGGTATTGACTGAGCACAGCACTGTAAGACCGCGGGTCGACCACGTACGGCTTTCACTGACGAGTAGTCCCACAAGGCCTCTGATGAATCGCCCTCATGTTCCAATGCGACTTGATACAGCACCTCGGCGTCGCGGTCTAAAGTTCGAACGGCGTCCGCGAACGCGGCCAAATCTTGGGCAAAGGTAGGGACGTGCTCTGCTGTAGCGGTATCGAGGGACACGGTGGACCTCTTGCGATACTGCTGGGAGGGAAGGTCGGGGTGGAAAACACGGTGGTGGAGAACGAGCTCTGCGGCGTTGGCGACGGAGAGGAAAGCTGCGAGGACTGGGAGCTTCATGGTGAGGATCAAGACGAGGCGTGACGGAATCGAGCCGTGTCGAGGCTGGTCGATTGCCATTGGCCAGAGTGCTTACATCAGCATATGGGGAGTGGTTATTGGCCCTTGCTCAGGAGGGTGCTCTGATTGGGTGATTCTTGCCTCTCTTCTCCAACCAATGGCCACCGCATACACCCATTCCATCCCGACTCCCCCGTTTTCTCCTCAGAATTACAGAATGCCTGACGAAAATGCAGAGAATCCCCTCAAGTCAACTATCAACCTCCTCGACTCTCTCGTCGCCTTCTACCAGCACGAGAGGATGTGGGTTTACCGCACCCGCGCAACCCTCGAGGATGCATTCCAATCCCCGCCTCCACCCACAGACGACAGGGCACAGGACAATTTAGATGATATTTCTGCATCTACAAACGACGAAGAGGCGGCCAGATACACTGATGCCCAACTACCAAGTACATCCCGTGCTCAGTCACAGCAGTCAACTAGGTGGAATCGAAGAAAACGGGGCTTCAAGCTGCGAATCGATGGTATTCGCCACAAGCGGGTCATCTCGACGCAACCCGTGGGCGATCAGCATTCCGGCCAGCTCCCACCCCGAGAGCATATCTTGCAGATGTTCGAAAAGATGATGGAGTCGAGGATGGAGAGTT
The sequence above is a segment of the Psilocybe cubensis strain MGC-MH-2018 chromosome 4, whole genome shotgun sequence genome. Coding sequences within it:
- a CDS encoding General alpha-glucoside permease, which translates into the protein MIPPVAESEDPTTQIPWPAARGRDLDPADDVDSHQNREAPTATITSGDQRTARAASPKRRFSTWDLITLSISMGGAQIAWTVELGYGTPFLLDLGLKEHLTSLVWLAGPISGLVAQPLIGALSDASSSKYRRRFWIGLSTVALVISTLTLAYCQEIAAFCVDVLGVGAGDWAERRQNVLKWTAIGFAIVSFYVLDFALNGLQASLRNLLLDVTPPGQLSSANAWHGRMTNAGNIVGFGFVWITCANHHEEERPKSHRRQGNTMREVFSNIATSVKNLPKPIRRVCFVQLCAFMGWFPFLFYSTTYMGQIMAYEQNKEPDAELATRTGELAMLIYSVVGVCAGTILPHLATRDRRLMGAKTDVDEDAEISRLRAMVRQWRVDAARRGQELHLPVMPFLLRNIWTGALLFFSLLTLSTFFISTVVQLLKEPPPPNRRVVPDGRRPVHARNISNPVRPSFTSERQPLIRRRSFDEYENAVDEEILPGAPLPGGTILGIHNLSIVLPQLLVALVTSIIFRVVDGPETQNAANQSDSYYGKNGVAWALRFGGLCTILGAILARRVPPTPTEKAMRRRLGEMKLLGEEVNP
- a CDS encoding Diphthine--ammonia ligase — encoded protein: MKYVALLSGGKDSCYNLVHCSQNGHDLIAAASLGPEPGKEELDSYLYQTVGQDAIEFVARALDVPLYRRIITGHAIEQGSEYGERKPNNASGVVGDETEDLFELLSTVKAHHPDIKGVSVGAILSNYQRVRVEHVCRRLGLTTLCYLWQRDQAHLLSEMIDAGVEAILIKVAGIGLTKNHLGKTLSQMRTTLSKLNTLYGSHICGEGGEYETLTLDCPLFKYRINLTDTETVIHSDNDFATVAFLRVKGAELESKSDGINQVAIIPTLLEDQYESIKQAVNDSLNKIESNKRTSWGGSFTHHVNFPTSLGWRKGPWIVVSNVQADIPDDGILTIEEEVTQCFTTLAEHLSSYGADLSQCTMINVMISSMDLFLPVNAVYSTFFGVSPPARACVCVDLPKTVRVRLECIAYAEISPRDRQALHVQGLSYWAPANIGPYSQAITTGERVFISGQIGLIPSELALPIPRSLSTEMALASQHVERIATALKENSGGGWEGFTLSAIYWITEPNHLIHVKQGHLAHKSRQYPTLFVVVKDLPKHALVEKQVILHTGRCHVVDNYDGELMLQSCIPLYDCRILNYDSGRSILWQTLTFKEDHSACAVIFIKGEFEQSYATELREMVSSLTQTLEQALSIRYSNDTYSVFLQ
- a CDS encoding Phenylalanine--tRNA ligase beta subunit, with translation MPTVSVDKADLWARLGREYTTEEFDKLCFDYGLELDEDTTAEVEEAIKKGLPAERPQLKIEIPANRYDLLCIEGIARALRVFLQLSEAPKYKLAYPPSGEAGLLTVTIDKETEKIRPLFACAVLRNIKFTPSSYASFIDLQDKLHQNICRRRQLVAIGTHDLDTLTPPFRYEARPPKDIKFAPLGKDKKYTAEELMTLYDSEKHLAKYLHIIRDSPVYPIIYDTKDQVLSMPPIINSDHSKITLDTRNVFIDVTATDQTKLDIVVNIVATMFAEYCAEPFTIEPVKVVLPNGQTRICPDLSGREMTARASYVNSCTGLSLSSQEVSTLLTRMALTTSVSPSNPDEIQVHIPPTRPDVLHECDIMEDAAIAYGFNNLPDKFPATSTVAQPLAISKLSDVIRTEWAMAGWIEVLPLILCSHEENFEWLNHEDDGNTAVKIANPKSLEFQVVRTTLVPGLLKTIRENRSHALPIKIFETSEVVFKDTTRERQARNERHAAAVLCNKSAGFEIVHGMLDRAMKMLEIPRISSTDYKAETGYYIKETSDPMYFPGRAANVFYRPAPAKNGKIASVKKGIEDALHISHDLNIGSLGILHPTVLEKFEIGFPCSALEFTLEPFKKKMSKVWTNED